A window from Roseburia sp. 499 encodes these proteins:
- a CDS encoding ABC transporter permease, with amino-acid sequence MIKNNFKLMLRNKWVLACMLIGPILTIAMLSSAFEDMMSSYENVEEFKVGYRVSEKSVFADSIEEITDAGKTAGIQFANYPDGDPESLMAQNDLAGFLVFDGEEYTLYESADYETEGQTLEYFMVQVEKQAARQIENNMFPQGEEENITLPIQELEFMPAIDSKDYYGIIEVVYFIWCGIVSVAGVLSSEKKNGISKRFQVAAMSETKLYFSRWIPAVLTTICQIAATIFLATVLFGISWGNIPLTVVVLLVTVMGAMAFGLLLYAICRNLAVTIVALFTLVWFMGFFGGSFETYMFSSMPDSMKNLSPIYHVNRALVEYSCMGKSDYTISCILYMIGITIVCTVLAVLINTIRKKGRA; translated from the coding sequence TTGATAAAGAACAATTTTAAGCTGATGCTGCGAAATAAATGGGTTCTTGCATGTATGCTGATTGGTCCTATTCTGACAATCGCAATGTTATCCAGTGCTTTTGAAGATATGATGTCTTCTTATGAAAATGTAGAAGAATTTAAGGTGGGATATCGTGTAAGCGAGAAGAGTGTGTTCGCAGACAGTATAGAAGAAATCACGGATGCAGGAAAAACTGCTGGGATTCAATTCGCAAATTATCCGGATGGAGACCCGGAAAGTTTAATGGCACAAAATGACCTTGCAGGATTTCTTGTATTTGATGGAGAAGAATATACCCTGTATGAAAGTGCAGATTATGAAACAGAGGGACAAACACTGGAATATTTTATGGTGCAGGTGGAAAAACAGGCAGCAAGACAGATAGAAAACAATATGTTCCCACAAGGAGAAGAGGAAAACATAACCTTGCCGATACAGGAATTGGAGTTTATGCCGGCAATAGATTCCAAGGATTATTATGGAATCATAGAGGTAGTGTATTTTATCTGGTGTGGAATTGTAAGTGTGGCAGGAGTATTATCCAGTGAGAAGAAAAACGGAATCAGCAAACGATTTCAAGTGGCAGCTATGTCTGAGACCAAATTGTATTTTTCCAGGTGGATTCCGGCGGTACTGACAACGATTTGTCAAATAGCGGCTACCATTTTCTTAGCCACAGTTCTCTTTGGAATTTCCTGGGGAAATATTCCTTTGACGGTTGTAGTACTATTGGTTACTGTTATGGGAGCAATGGCATTTGGACTGCTTTTGTATGCTATTTGTAGGAATCTTGCAGTAACCATTGTAGCGTTGTTTACGTTGGTATGGTTTATGGGATTTTTTGGAGGAAGTTTTGAGACCTATATGTTTTCGTCTATGCCGGATTCTATGAAAAATTTATCTCCTATTTATCATGTAAATCGTGCCTTGGTGGAATATTCCTGTATGGGGAAAAGTGATTATACCATAAGCTGTATTCTATATATGATTGGAATTACCATTGTATGTACGGTACTGGCAGTATTGATTAATACCATAAGAAAGAAGGGAAGAGCATGA
- a CDS encoding ABC transporter permease: protein MNHFLELLKINMKLLLRNKGFLFFLLVTPIVSMIIMNIHTDSSFYEEANEERMIREISEEEKVVYLNDWSSYSVKVYDAAETELSEYLLEELSDTGMFSIYRQDAKEMPETEVLEQSKKDAMNDRIGTILYIKPDFNEGVMNGNWEDAVRFYQVSEDERWELWEESFTNELVSIYQAAQGIGAEEDQILSVLQGIKENMPAKKVVSVDGKNEIALSREQNEKKSLAGYAYAVITLGFLFCGVCIAYTVIEERDNKVYTRIMLSKVGRYEYLLSKLVMSILISILQTGVMAVGMFVVRDMDFGIAKPGFLLFILLLGLIFNVLSMAVGILIGDVMGANYAVFAIWTVSALLAGLYFSIEGSSAVIKCLSYLTPQRWFMKGTEMLMVGDQTAYPMILCITLAYLIVILCVGVVGLKMKESEA from the coding sequence ATGAATCATTTTTTAGAATTATTAAAAATAAATATGAAACTGTTATTAAGGAATAAAGGATTTTTGTTTTTCCTTTTGGTAACGCCAATTGTATCAATGATTATTATGAATATTCATACCGATTCTTCTTTTTATGAAGAAGCAAATGAGGAAAGAATGATAAGAGAGATTTCAGAAGAAGAAAAGGTGGTGTACCTGAATGATTGGTCATCATATTCAGTAAAGGTTTATGATGCGGCAGAAACTGAACTGTCAGAATATCTGTTGGAGGAACTGTCAGATACAGGAATGTTTTCCATTTACAGACAGGATGCAAAGGAAATGCCGGAAACTGAGGTCTTAGAGCAGTCAAAAAAGGATGCAATGAATGACCGAATCGGTACCATTTTATATATAAAACCAGACTTTAATGAAGGTGTTATGAATGGAAATTGGGAGGATGCAGTACGATTCTATCAGGTATCAGAAGATGAGAGATGGGAATTGTGGGAAGAATCATTTACCAACGAACTTGTTTCCATTTATCAGGCAGCACAAGGCATAGGAGCGGAAGAAGACCAGATTTTGTCAGTTCTTCAGGGAATCAAGGAGAATATGCCTGCGAAGAAAGTGGTTTCCGTGGATGGAAAGAATGAAATTGCTTTGAGTAGAGAGCAGAATGAAAAAAAGAGTCTTGCGGGCTATGCCTATGCCGTAATTACGCTGGGATTTTTGTTCTGCGGTGTATGTATTGCATATACAGTGATTGAAGAACGGGATAATAAAGTGTATACTAGAATTATGCTTTCCAAAGTGGGAAGATACGAATATCTGCTGTCAAAGCTTGTAATGTCGATTTTGATTTCAATATTGCAGACAGGTGTAATGGCAGTGGGGATGTTTGTAGTAAGAGATATGGACTTTGGCATTGCAAAGCCAGGTTTCCTGCTTTTCATATTGTTACTAGGACTTATTTTTAATGTGCTGAGTATGGCAGTAGGTATCTTAATTGGAGATGTAATGGGTGCGAATTATGCGGTATTTGCCATTTGGACAGTTTCCGCATTACTGGCAGGTCTGTACTTCTCAATTGAAGGCTCCTCTGCGGTGATAAAATGTCTTTCCTATTTGACGCCGCAGCGTTGGTTCATGAAGGGAACGGAAATGTTAATGGTAGGAGACCAGACCGCCTATCCGATGATATTATGTATCACTTTGGCTTATCTGATTGTAATATTATGTGTAGGTGTGGTAGGGTTAAAAATGAAAGAGAGTGAAGCATGA
- a CDS encoding polysaccharide deacetylase family protein produces the protein MNRIGRKKLWQKLLLLDIICIVLLLGGVSYQKIELQTRETVNTIQEKKKVALTFDDGPHPVYTPEMLDVLKEKNVKATFFLLGEQVEKYPDIVKRMSEEGHLIGNHSYKHEQLSKLSSVQACTQVNRTNELIYSVTGKYPEYLRPPFGDWKDRLDCEVNMIEVLWDVDTLDWSSKNKDKVVNKVVTNVEEGDIILMHDSYESTVSATKEIIDILQKDGYEFVTVDELIME, from the coding sequence ATGAATAGAATTGGTAGGAAGAAGTTATGGCAGAAGTTGTTGCTTTTGGATATCATCTGCATTGTGCTTTTGCTAGGGGGAGTTTCTTATCAGAAAATAGAGTTGCAGACAAGAGAAACTGTAAACACAATACAGGAAAAGAAAAAGGTTGCACTTACGTTTGATGATGGTCCACATCCGGTCTATACTCCCGAAATGTTGGATGTGTTAAAAGAAAAAAATGTAAAGGCAACCTTTTTTCTCTTGGGAGAGCAGGTAGAGAAATATCCGGATATTGTAAAAAGAATGAGTGAGGAAGGTCACTTAATTGGAAATCATTCTTATAAGCATGAACAACTCAGTAAGCTTTCTAGTGTACAGGCATGTACACAGGTAAACCGGACCAATGAACTGATTTATTCCGTTACAGGAAAATACCCGGAATATTTGCGACCTCCTTTTGGAGATTGGAAGGATAGATTGGACTGCGAAGTAAATATGATAGAGGTATTATGGGATGTAGATACCTTGGACTGGTCCAGTAAGAATAAGGATAAAGTAGTAAATAAGGTAGTGACGAACGTAGAAGAAGGTGATATTATTTTAATGCATGACAGTTACGAAAGTACAGTATCGGCAACAAAAGAAATCATTGATATTTTACAAAAGGATGGATACGAATTCGTGACGGTAGATGAGTTGATTATGGAATAG
- a CDS encoding response regulator — MEKIKVIIADDSDFVRDGMRIILSVDEEFQVLGCAANGKEAIELAEKTPPDVFLMDIQMPEMDGIEATKNIVECGLGKVLILTTFDDYNLVQQALKCGAKGYLIKNHTPEHLKQMIKSVYHGTAVMEEGFLENLAQETGRKTTGFSESGYTARELDIIRAVADGLSNKEIANKLFLSEGTVKNYITAILAKENLSHRTALAVYYLTGKKT, encoded by the coding sequence ATGGAAAAGATAAAAGTGATTATTGCAGATGACAGTGATTTTGTGCGGGATGGTATGCGCATTATTTTAAGTGTAGACGAGGAATTTCAGGTGCTTGGATGTGCGGCGAATGGAAAAGAAGCTATTGAATTAGCAGAAAAGACACCGCCAGATGTTTTTTTAATGGATATTCAGATGCCTGAAATGGATGGAATAGAAGCAACAAAAAATATTGTAGAATGTGGTCTGGGAAAGGTATTGATTCTGACAACCTTTGATGATTATAATCTGGTGCAGCAGGCACTCAAATGTGGCGCTAAGGGGTATCTCATTAAAAACCATACCCCGGAACATTTAAAGCAGATGATAAAGTCGGTCTATCACGGAACTGCTGTGATGGAGGAAGGTTTTTTGGAGAATCTGGCACAGGAAACAGGAAGGAAGACAACTGGCTTTAGTGAATCTGGTTACACTGCAAGAGAATTGGATATTATTCGGGCCGTTGCTGATGGACTTTCCAATAAAGAGATTGCCAATAAATTGTTCCTAAGTGAAGGAACGGTAAAGAATTATATTACCGCTATTTTGGCAAAAGAGAATCTATCTCATCGGACTGCATTGGCAGTTTATTATTTGACGGGAAAGAAAACATGA
- a CDS encoding DUF5808 domain-containing protein encodes MIVKIILCVCILPLLPIMYFLFVVMGKEQNHALFGITLWQDALKEERVQNLVQDYKKQLKRMILFLFLVQFLAYLPKYFSIVMILWMIWLFAAIALPFIPYIRANKKMRTYKAEYQIEHNEKPQNSTYVDMTATIEEKTKYFWKSTLIACITGFIPAVLAVILDKTVKAPAAPELWVTEIVLLSMALVGVICFWVLHYYNQQPVTAYTTDSDVNIQFSRVKKYQWCRCFGNLTWLNVIFTGLILAGFYLDSAYMTGFLIIICMLYCVIPMVLVGVSYHVVQKQKEKLLESRELILSEDDENWIWGLFYYNKNDSRFWVDKKVGIGFTTNMAKPAAMLLTVGILVLTVVLCIGAGVFCAVEEFTPVKLEYENQQITAVHWKEEYQIHKNAIKSITLLDEIPSMSKSNGTGMDTVYKGTFFSREYDRRFKVCLNPQAEPVIMIETTDGTWYLFGDSDSEKTEEIYEELME; translated from the coding sequence ATGATAGTAAAAATTATATTGTGTGTTTGTATATTACCGTTATTACCGATTATGTATTTTCTGTTTGTCGTAATGGGAAAAGAACAGAACCATGCATTATTTGGCATTACTTTATGGCAGGATGCCCTAAAAGAGGAACGTGTGCAGAATCTTGTGCAGGATTACAAGAAGCAGTTAAAGAGAATGATACTTTTTCTGTTTTTGGTACAGTTTCTGGCATATCTGCCTAAGTATTTTTCTATTGTAATGATATTATGGATGATTTGGCTGTTTGCAGCAATTGCATTACCTTTTATTCCTTATATCAGAGCAAATAAAAAGATGAGGACATATAAGGCAGAATATCAAATTGAGCATAACGAGAAACCGCAGAACAGTACATATGTGGATATGACGGCAACTATAGAGGAAAAAACGAAGTATTTTTGGAAATCTACATTAATTGCATGTATTACAGGATTTATTCCGGCAGTTCTGGCGGTGATTCTGGATAAGACAGTAAAAGCTCCGGCAGCACCGGAACTTTGGGTGACGGAGATAGTATTACTAAGTATGGCGTTGGTGGGAGTAATTTGTTTTTGGGTATTGCATTATTATAACCAACAACCAGTAACAGCATATACAACAGACAGTGATGTGAATATTCAGTTTTCCAGGGTGAAAAAATATCAGTGGTGCAGATGTTTTGGTAATCTTACATGGCTGAATGTTATTTTTACGGGACTGATATTGGCAGGATTTTATCTGGATAGTGCATATATGACAGGATTTTTGATTATTATATGTATGTTGTATTGCGTGATTCCTATGGTATTGGTAGGTGTAAGCTACCATGTTGTTCAAAAACAGAAGGAGAAGCTGTTAGAAAGTAGAGAACTGATTTTATCAGAAGATGATGAAAACTGGATTTGGGGTCTGTTTTACTATAATAAGAATGACAGTCGTTTCTGGGTAGATAAAAAAGTAGGGATTGGTTTTACCACGAATATGGCGAAGCCGGCAGCAATGTTATTAACCGTTGGCATTCTTGTTTTAACCGTTGTGCTTTGTATAGGTGCAGGAGTATTTTGTGCGGTAGAGGAATTTACTCCGGTAAAGCTAGAATATGAAAATCAGCAGATTACAGCAGTCCATTGGAAAGAGGAATATCAGATTCACAAAAATGCTATTAAGTCTATCACATTATTAGATGAGATTCCGTCTATGTCAAAGAGCAATGGAACAGGGATGGATACAGTATACAAGGGAACTTTTTTTAGCAGGGAATATGATAGAAGATTTAAAGTATGCTTAAATCCACAGGCAGAACCGGTGATAATGATTGAGACAACAGATGGAACATGGTACTTGTTTGGGGATAGTGATTCAGAAAAAACAGAAGAAATATATGAGGAATTAATGGAGTAA
- a CDS encoding replication-associated recombination protein A produces the protein MDLFDYMREQNQEKESPLASRLRPVKLEEVVGQQHIIGKDKLLYRAIKADKLSSVIFYGPPGTGKTTLAKVIANTTSAEFTQINATSAGKKDMEEVVEQAKNNQGMYGKKTILFIDEIHRFNKGQQDYLLPFVEDGTIILIGATTENPYFEVNGALLSRSVVFELKPLTKEDIKTILTRAVTDREKGMGSYDAVLEEDALDFLADISNGDARAALTAIELGVLTTPRGEDGKIHITLEVAEECIQKRVVRYDKTGDNHYDTVSAFIKSMRGSDPDAAVYYLARMLYAGEDIKFIARRIMICASEDVGNADPNALTVAVSAAQAVERVGMPEAQIILAQAVTYVACAPKSNASCMAVFDAMDTVRNTKTAPIPVHLQDAHYKGAQKLGHGDGYLYAHDYPNHYVKQQYLPDGLTDCHFYEPTENGYEKNIKEHLRFLKENS, from the coding sequence ATGGATTTATTTGATTATATGCGGGAACAGAATCAGGAAAAGGAGTCCCCTCTTGCAAGTCGCCTGCGTCCGGTAAAATTAGAAGAAGTAGTAGGGCAGCAGCATATCATAGGAAAGGATAAACTACTTTATCGTGCCATTAAAGCGGATAAGTTAAGTTCTGTTATTTTCTATGGACCTCCTGGAACCGGCAAGACAACATTGGCAAAGGTCATTGCCAATACTACCAGTGCAGAGTTTACTCAGATAAATGCCACATCTGCAGGAAAAAAGGATATGGAAGAAGTAGTAGAGCAGGCGAAAAATAATCAGGGAATGTATGGAAAAAAGACGATTCTATTTATAGATGAAATTCATCGTTTCAACAAGGGACAGCAGGATTACCTACTTCCTTTTGTAGAGGATGGAACTATTATTTTGATTGGAGCTACTACAGAAAATCCTTACTTTGAGGTGAACGGGGCGTTGCTTTCAAGGTCTGTGGTATTTGAACTGAAACCTTTGACAAAAGAAGACATCAAGACAATTCTAACGCGTGCTGTGACGGATAGGGAAAAGGGAATGGGTTCCTATGATGCAGTATTAGAAGAAGATGCATTAGATTTTCTGGCGGATATTTCGAATGGAGATGCCAGAGCCGCACTTACAGCAATAGAACTTGGAGTGCTTACGACTCCAAGGGGAGAGGACGGAAAGATACATATTACACTGGAGGTGGCAGAGGAATGTATCCAGAAGCGGGTAGTGCGTTATGACAAAACAGGGGACAACCATTACGATACCGTTTCAGCTTTTATTAAAAGTATGCGTGGTTCGGACCCGGATGCAGCAGTGTATTATCTGGCTAGAATGTTGTATGCAGGGGAAGATATTAAGTTCATTGCAAGAAGGATTATGATTTGTGCCTCGGAAGATGTAGGAAATGCAGACCCAAATGCATTGACGGTAGCAGTAAGTGCAGCTCAGGCTGTAGAGCGGGTAGGAATGCCGGAAGCTCAGATTATATTGGCGCAGGCGGTGACTTATGTAGCTTGTGCACCTAAGAGTAATGCCTCTTGCATGGCAGTATTTGATGCGATGGACACAGTGCGCAATACCAAGACTGCACCAATTCCGGTACATTTACAGGATGCTCATTATAAGGGCGCACAGAAATTAGGACATGGCGATGGATATCTGTATGCACATGATTATCCGAATCACTATGTGAAGCAACAGTATTTGCCAGACGGACTGACAGATTGTCATTTTTATGAGCCAACGGAAAACGGGTATGAGAAGAATATCAAAGAGCACCTTCGTTTTTTGAAGGAAAATTCGTAG
- a CDS encoding aminotransferase: protein MQSYQEMSKEELLQEKASLEAAYKSYAQSGLKLDMSRGKPSAEQLDISMGMMDVLNSNTDLSCEDGTDCRNYGVLDGIQEAKVLLGDMIECHPDNIIIYGNSSLNIMYDCIARSMTHGVMGNTPWCKLDKVKFLCPVPGYDRHFAITEYFGIEMINVPMLPTGPDMDMVEELVSKDEAIKGIWCVPKYSNPQGITYSDETVRRFARLKPAAKDFRIYWDNAYGVHHLYDIDQDSLIEILAECKRAGNPDMVYKFCSTSKISFPGSGVAAIATSANNLEDIKKQMKVATIGHDKVNQLRHVRFFKDIHGMEEHMKKHAAILRPKFEMIINTFNEELAGREVGSWIAPKGGYFISFEALEGCAKAIVAKAKKAGVTMTPAGAPYPYGKDPKDSTIRIAPSYPTIEDLKKATDIFVTCVKLVSIEKILESK, encoded by the coding sequence ATGCAGTCATATCAGGAGATGAGCAAGGAAGAATTATTACAGGAGAAAGCAAGTCTGGAAGCAGCATATAAGAGTTATGCTCAGAGCGGATTGAAATTGGACATGTCAAGAGGAAAGCCATCTGCAGAGCAGTTAGATATATCCATGGGAATGATGGATGTTTTAAATAGCAATACAGACTTAAGCTGTGAAGACGGAACTGATTGTCGTAATTACGGTGTATTAGACGGTATTCAGGAAGCAAAAGTGCTGTTAGGCGACATGATTGAATGTCATCCGGATAATATCATTATTTATGGAAATTCCAGTCTGAATATCATGTATGACTGTATTGCACGTTCTATGACACATGGTGTAATGGGAAATACTCCATGGTGTAAGTTAGACAAAGTAAAATTCTTATGTCCGGTTCCGGGATATGACAGACATTTTGCAATCACAGAGTATTTTGGAATTGAAATGATTAACGTGCCAATGCTTCCAACCGGACCGGATATGGATATGGTAGAAGAACTGGTAAGCAAGGATGAAGCGATTAAGGGTATCTGGTGTGTACCGAAATATTCTAATCCACAGGGAATTACCTATTCTGATGAAACAGTACGTCGTTTCGCAAGATTGAAACCGGCTGCAAAGGATTTCCGTATCTATTGGGATAATGCATATGGTGTACATCACTTATATGATATTGATCAGGACAGCTTGATTGAGATTTTGGCAGAATGTAAGCGTGCCGGTAATCCGGATATGGTATATAAGTTCTGTTCTACTTCTAAGATTAGCTTCCCGGGTTCCGGTGTAGCAGCAATCGCAACTTCTGCAAATAACTTGGAAGATATTAAAAAACAGATGAAAGTAGCAACCATCGGACATGATAAGGTAAATCAGTTGCGTCATGTAAGATTCTTCAAGGATATTCACGGAATGGAAGAACACATGAAGAAACATGCAGCAATCTTAAGACCAAAGTTCGAGATGATTATCAATACTTTTAATGAAGAATTAGCAGGACGTGAAGTTGGAAGCTGGATTGCACCAAAGGGAGGATACTTCATCTCCTTCGAAGCACTGGAAGGATGTGCTAAGGCAATCGTAGCTAAGGCAAAGAAAGCAGGCGTTACTATGACACCGGCAGGAGCACCTTATCCATATGGAAAAGATCCGAAAGACAGTACTATCCGTATCGCACCTTCTTATCCAACCATAGAGGATTTGAAGAAGGCAACAGATATTTTTGTTACCTGTGTAAAATTGGTAAGTATTGAAAAGATTTTAGAGAGCAAGTAA
- a CDS encoding sensor histidine kinase, with protein sequence MTEQIRENYFLAVKMLLMLVSEIYLLVIQFGQAGASGEMLLLLALFLGFFVGEELLKNRLRLLFLVLLAAELFFLMNLYGESFLLLGILLAYEFVSYMKFRFRQAGSVIWYFFPILIAWIPTQNDMFAQVAVALLAGIIYIQHDFIVTSYRKEIKENSLSEQHLKRNMNRQEHELREELNRGLLVAENQMLEEKTRLSQTLHDKLGHNINGSIYQLEAVKVLLEKDPETSKKMVQAVIDQLRTGMDEIRSILRRERPEKYKLAILQLQRLCEECENIGIHAELVTKGDLAEVPEKYLEIVLDNACEAISNALKYAHCTKIEITIVVMNKILRCTISDNGVGCSEVVDGMGIAGMRRRMRSVNGILDFNTEAGFSINMLLPMKE encoded by the coding sequence ATGACAGAGCAGATTCGGGAGAATTATTTTCTGGCAGTGAAAATGTTACTAATGCTGGTAAGTGAAATATATTTACTGGTGATACAGTTTGGGCAGGCAGGAGCATCCGGTGAGATGCTCCTGCTCTTGGCGTTGTTTTTGGGATTTTTTGTAGGAGAGGAATTGCTGAAAAACAGACTGAGGCTTCTTTTTCTGGTGTTGTTGGCAGCAGAATTGTTTTTCCTAATGAATCTGTATGGAGAATCGTTTTTATTGTTGGGAATTTTGTTGGCATATGAGTTTGTTTCTTATATGAAATTCAGATTTCGTCAAGCTGGTTCTGTTATCTGGTATTTTTTTCCTATACTGATTGCATGGATTCCTACACAAAATGATATGTTTGCACAAGTGGCAGTTGCACTGCTTGCAGGAATTATATATATCCAGCATGATTTTATTGTAACCTCTTATCGGAAAGAGATAAAAGAAAATTCTTTGTCTGAGCAGCATTTAAAGAGGAATATGAATCGGCAGGAACATGAGCTTCGCGAGGAATTGAATCGTGGACTTTTGGTGGCAGAAAATCAAATGCTGGAGGAAAAGACGAGATTATCACAGACTCTTCACGATAAGCTGGGACATAATATCAATGGTTCTATTTATCAGTTAGAGGCAGTGAAAGTGTTATTGGAAAAAGACCCGGAAACCAGCAAAAAGATGGTTCAGGCAGTGATTGACCAGTTACGAACCGGAATGGATGAAATTCGAAGTATTCTAAGAAGAGAGCGACCGGAAAAGTACAAACTGGCTATTTTACAGTTACAGCGATTGTGCGAAGAGTGTGAAAACATAGGAATTCATGCAGAGCTGGTGACAAAAGGAGATTTGGCAGAGGTACCGGAAAAATATCTGGAAATTGTATTGGATAATGCCTGTGAAGCAATATCTAATGCACTGAAATATGCACACTGTACTAAGATAGAGATAACAATTGTTGTAATGAACAAGATACTGCGTTGTACAATTTCGGACAACGGTGTCGGGTGCAGTGAGGTGGTAGACGGTATGGGAATTGCCGGCATGAGGCGGCGAATGCGCAGCGTAAATGGAATTCTGGACTTTAATACAGAAGCGGGATTTTCTATTAATATGCTATTGCCTATGAAGGAATAG
- a CDS encoding ABC transporter ATP-binding protein — protein MEEIILRTTDLTKKYGSKVVVDSLNLEIKKGEIFGLLGPNGAGKSTTMNMICSITKPTAGKIELLGKDPWKQKKEVIQRIGYIPQELAIHGNLKAWENVELFTSLYGIKGEELRQSVDKSLEYVGLSERRSEFAKNFSGGMKRRLNIACAIGHQPELLIFDEPTVGIDPQSRNFILEKIKESNQNGATVIYTSHYMEEVEAICTRIAIMDNGKMIACGTSQELKQMVADGNEEITLEEVFLTLTGKKLRDYAE, from the coding sequence ATGGAAGAAATTATATTAAGAACAACAGATTTGACTAAAAAGTATGGAAGCAAGGTAGTTGTGGACAGTCTAAATCTTGAAATTAAAAAGGGAGAAATTTTTGGACTTTTGGGACCAAATGGAGCAGGAAAGAGTACCACCATGAACATGATTTGCTCCATTACAAAACCTACAGCGGGTAAGATAGAGCTGTTGGGAAAGGATCCGTGGAAGCAGAAAAAGGAAGTAATTCAAAGAATTGGGTACATTCCACAGGAACTTGCAATACATGGAAATTTGAAAGCATGGGAAAATGTGGAGTTATTTACTTCTTTGTATGGGATAAAGGGAGAAGAATTGCGACAGTCAGTGGATAAGTCGTTGGAATATGTAGGGCTTTCTGAAAGACGCAGCGAATTTGCCAAAAACTTTTCCGGTGGTATGAAGCGCAGATTAAATATAGCCTGTGCCATCGGGCATCAACCGGAATTGTTGATTTTTGATGAACCTACGGTAGGAATTGATCCACAGTCTAGAAATTTTATTTTAGAGAAGATTAAGGAATCCAATCAGAATGGAGCTACTGTTATCTATACTAGCCATTATATGGAGGAAGTAGAAGCAATCTGTACCAGAATTGCTATTATGGATAACGGTAAAATGATAGCCTGTGGAACCAGTCAGGAACTGAAACAGATGGTAGCCGATGGAAACGAAGAAATTACCTTAGAAGAAGTATTTCTTACCTTGACGGGAAAGAAACTGAGAGATTACGCAGAATAG